Proteins from a genomic interval of Gordonia sp. SL306:
- a CDS encoding nuclear transport factor 2 family protein, translating to MDSGDGTEIAVEDRALEDRLAALEARVRRLEDSEEITQLIASYGPLVDDGDAENVAHLWDRHGSYDVDGLSMTGRDDIAAMVRSRPHQGLIAEGCAHLLGPVRVHVDGDSAVAVCHSLLIRHQDHGFVVHRATANHFTLDRTADGWRIGCRTSRALDGQESAHLLLGAGARGEHP from the coding sequence ATGGATTCGGGTGACGGGACGGAGATCGCCGTGGAAGATCGGGCGCTGGAAGACCGGCTGGCAGCACTCGAGGCACGTGTGCGCCGACTCGAGGATTCCGAGGAGATCACGCAACTGATCGCCTCGTACGGACCGCTGGTCGACGACGGCGACGCCGAGAATGTCGCGCACCTCTGGGACCGACACGGCTCCTACGACGTCGACGGCCTGTCGATGACGGGTCGCGACGACATCGCCGCGATGGTGCGATCGCGTCCCCACCAGGGACTGATCGCCGAAGGTTGCGCCCATCTCCTCGGACCGGTGCGCGTCCACGTCGACGGGGACAGTGCTGTGGCGGTGTGCCATTCACTGCTGATCCGACACCAGGACCACGGCTTCGTGGTCCACCGCGCGACGGCCAACCATTTCACTCTCGACCGGACCGCCGACGGCTGGCGGATCGGGTGCCGCACGAGTCGAGCACTCGACGGGCAGGAGAGTGCCCATCTGCTGCTCGGTGCCGGAGCCCGGGGAGAGCATCCGTGA